One part of the Cottoperca gobio chromosome 14, fCotGob3.1, whole genome shotgun sequence genome encodes these proteins:
- the puraa gene encoding purine-rich element binding protein Aa: MADRDSGSEQGGAATSPGFGSMHPATGGAGSASGLQHETQELASKRVDIQNKRFYLDVKQNAKGRFLKIAEVGAGGNKSRLTLSMSVAVEFRDYLGDFIEHYAQLGPSNPALVQDEPRRALKSEFLVRENRKYYMDLKENQRGRFLRIRQTVNRGPGLGSTQGQTIALPAQGLIEFRDALAKLIDDYGVEDEPAELPEGSSLTVDNKRFFFDVGSNKYGVFMRVSEVKPTYRNSITVPYKVWSKFGNTFCKYAEEMKKIQEKQREKRACELQQQEEMQADDGEED; encoded by the coding sequence ATGGCGGACAGAGACAGTGGAAGTGAGCAGGGAGGAGCAGCCACGAGCCCAGGCTTCGGTTCCATGCACCCAGCGACAGGAGGGGCGGGCTCGGCTTCCGGGCTCCAGCATGAGACGCAAGAGCTGGCGTCGAAGAGAGTTGACATCCAAAACAAACGCTTCTATTTGGACGTTAAGCAGAACGCGAAAGGCCGCTTCTTAAAGATAGCAGAAGTCGGGGCCGGTGGAAACAAGAGCCGCCTCACTCTCTCCATGTCCGTGGCTGTCGAGTTCCGTGACTACTTGGGGGACTTCATCGAACATTATGCCCAGCTGGGTCCGAGCAACCCGGCGCTGGTACAAGACGAGCCCAGGCGAGCTCTCAAAAGCGAGTTCTTGGTCCGAGAAAATCGCAAATACTATATGGATCTGAAAGAGAACCAGAGGGGACGGTTTCTGAGGATTCGACAGACCGTTAACCGGGGACCCGGTTTGGGATCTACGCAAGGCCAGACGATTGCTTTGCCTGCCCAGGGACTTATTGAGTTTCGTGACGCTTTGGCTAAACTTATTGACGATTACGGTGTAGAGGACGAACCTGCAGAGTTGCCCGAAGGGTCATCATTGACTGTGGACAACAAACGGTTTTTCTTCGACGTCGGATCCAATAAGTATGGTGTGTTCATGAGGGTGAGCGAGGTGAAGCCAACGTACCGCAACTCCATTACGGTGCCCTACAAAGTGTGGTCCAAATTTGGGAATACTTTCTGTAAATATGccgaggagatgaagaagatcCAGGAGAAACAGCGGGAGAAAAGGGCATGCGAGCTGCAGCAACAAGAGGAGATGCAGGCGGACGATGGAGAAGAGGATTGA